A genomic segment from Nicotiana tabacum cultivar K326 chromosome 9, ASM71507v2, whole genome shotgun sequence encodes:
- the LOC107818941 gene encoding pentatricopeptide repeat-containing protein At1g05750, chloroplastic-like encodes MALPAYTVSAATSLPSTSPHPPLTHFAHKNATTTDRSRSKFQLALKNPSNNLDSTASWTSLIANHCRNGRLIEAVSEFTRMRIYGFEPNHVTFVTMLSGCAHFPAQALSIGSALHAYAKKLGLDTQNVKVGTAIIDMYSKFGLLELARLSFDHVGIKNKVTWNTMVDGYMRNGDFRNAVKVFDEIPERDVISWTALIGGFVKNELFEEALVWFQEMQLSGVEPDYVTMISVLSACANLGTLGISLWLHRFILRREFKNNVRVNNTLIDLYCRCGCVELACQVFDKMFERSLVSWNSIIVGLAVNGHAADALLYFNLMQKERFKPDAVTFTGVLTACSHAGMVEEGLKYFKAMKGVHRISPRIEHYGCIVDLYSRAGRLEDALGVIKNMTVKPNEVVLGSILAACRNLKDVRLAERLMHYIYELDPGGDSNHVLLSNIYAAVGSWHGASTVRKKMKDLGIQKRPGISSIEIDGVVNEFVAGNRSHIRSQQIYAMLELLSGELRVSGYVEDNVNESYGCG; translated from the coding sequence ATGGCCCTCCCTGCCTACACGGTCAGTGCCGCCACCTCTCTGCCGTCGACGTCTCCGCATCCGCCACTCACTCATTTCGCTCACAAAAACGCCACCACCACCGATCGCAGCCGTTCAAAATTCCAATTAGCTCTTAAGAACCCCAGCAATAATCTCGACTCTACTGCTTCTTGGACCTCGTTAATAGCCAATCACTGCCGAAACGGCCGCTTAATCGAGGCAGTTTCCGAGTTCACCCGCATGAGGATTTACGGCTTTGAACCCAATCACGTTACCTTCGTTACTATGCTCTCCGGCTGTGCCCATTTTCCCGCGCAAGCTCTCTCCATCGGATCTGCTCTTCACGCATATGCTAAAAAACTCGGGTTGGATACTCAGAATGTGAAAGTGGGTACTGCTATTATCGATATGTATTCTAAGTTTGGACTTTTGGAGCTTGCTAGATTGAGTTTTGATCATGTCGGTATCAAGAataaggtgacttggaacaccatggTTGATGGCTACATGAGAAATGGCGATTTCAGGAATGCAGTTAAGGTGTTCGATGAAATTCCTGAGAGAGATGTCATTTCTTGGACGGCCTTGATTGGTGGATTTGTCAAGAATGAGCTTTTTGAAGAAGCTTTAGTATGGTTTCAAGAAATGCAGTTATCTGGGGTGGAGCCTGATTATGTAACAATGATTTCGGTGCTTTCTGCTTGTGCTAATTTGGGGACACTTGGTATAAGCCTATGGTTGCACCGATTTATCTTGCGACGTGAATTTAAGAACAATGTTCGTGTTAATAACACGTTAATCGACTTGTATTGTAGGTGTGGATGTGTAGAATTGGCATGCCaggtatttgataaaatgttcGAGAGAAGCTTGGTTTCATGGAACTCAATCATTGTAGGTTTAGCTGTCAATGGGCATGCAGCGGATGCTCTACTATATTTCAATTTGATGCAAAAGGAAAGGTTTAAACCAGATGCTGTGACATTTACAGGAGTTCTCACCGCATGTAGCCATGCTGGTATGGTTGAGGAGGGATTAAAGTATTTCAAAGCAATGAAAGGAGTTCATAGGATTTCTCCAAGGATTGAGCATTACGGGTGCATAGTTGATCTTTACAGCCGTGCTGGAAGATTAGAAGATGCATTAGGTGTTATTAAGAATATGACTGTGAAGCCAAATGAAGTTGTATTGGGGTCTATATTAGCAGCTTGTCGAAATCTTAAGGATGTAAGACTAGCTGAAAGGCTAATGCATTATATTTATGAGTTGGATCCGGGTGGAGATTCAAATCATGTGTTGCTATCTAATATATATGCTGCAGTTGGAAGTTGGCACGGAGCTAGCACTGTGAGGAAGAAAATGAAGGATCTTGGAATACAAAAGAGACCAGGAATCAGTTCCATCGAGATTGATGGTGTTGTTAATGAATTTGTGGCTGGAAATAGATCCCATATCCGTTCACAGCAGATTTATGCAATGCTTGAGCTGTTGTCAGGTGAGTTAAGAGTGTCTGGCTATGTTGAAGATAATGTGAATGAATCATATGGATGTGGTTGA